One part of the Streptomyces lienomycini genome encodes these proteins:
- a CDS encoding ATP-binding protein — translation MGAHSARHLRRVLRLYLVRSGLAGVADAAELALTELVANVVRHVPGRRCRVCFLLQPGGVRVEVADGCPELPVAAGADPLGEGGRGLVIVAAVADRWGVTPYADGRGKTVWFECVGEAAP, via the coding sequence ATGGGCGCGCACTCGGCCCGCCATCTGCGCCGCGTGCTGCGGCTGTACCTCGTCCGCTCCGGTCTGGCCGGCGTCGCCGACGCCGCCGAGCTGGCGCTCACGGAGCTGGTCGCCAACGTCGTACGGCACGTGCCCGGCCGCCGCTGCCGCGTGTGCTTCCTGCTCCAGCCGGGCGGCGTGCGGGTGGAGGTCGCCGACGGCTGTCCGGAGCTGCCGGTCGCGGCGGGTGCCGACCCGCTCGGTGAGGGCGGGCGCGGGCTCGTGATCGTCGCGGCGGTGGCCGACCGGTGGGGTGTCACGCCGTACGCCGACGGGCGGGGCAAGACGGTGTGGTTCGAGTGCGTCGGCGAAGCGGCTCCGTGA
- a CDS encoding M23 family metallopeptidase, producing the protein MFPRVTSRSSRTTLRTRAAVMAAGLGASVALGAGVAAATGTPAATGTTTAASAVEAQAAAQAKAAKAEKAAASTKKATDKKKAASWVDPVKKYSLSASFAQNGGMWAHKHSGQDFAVPIGTNVVAAHGGTVVKAGGNGAGDGPAYGNAIVVKHGNGTYSQYAHLSKINVKIGQVVKTGQSIAKSGNTGNSSGPHLHFEIRTTPNYGSAVDPVAFLKSKGVTV; encoded by the coding sequence ATGTTTCCGCGTGTCACGTCCCGTTCTTCCCGTACGACCCTTCGCACCCGCGCCGCGGTGATGGCCGCCGGCCTCGGAGCCTCGGTCGCACTGGGAGCCGGGGTCGCGGCCGCCACCGGCACCCCGGCGGCGACCGGTACCACCACCGCCGCGAGCGCCGTAGAGGCCCAGGCCGCGGCGCAGGCCAAGGCGGCGAAGGCCGAGAAGGCCGCCGCGAGCACGAAGAAGGCGACCGACAAGAAGAAGGCCGCCTCCTGGGTGGACCCGGTCAAGAAGTACTCGCTGAGCGCCAGCTTCGCCCAGAACGGCGGCATGTGGGCGCACAAGCACAGCGGCCAGGACTTCGCCGTGCCGATCGGCACCAACGTCGTCGCGGCCCACGGCGGCACCGTCGTCAAGGCCGGCGGCAACGGCGCCGGTGACGGCCCCGCCTACGGCAACGCGATCGTCGTCAAGCACGGCAACGGCACGTACTCCCAGTACGCCCACCTGTCGAAGATCAACGTGAAGATCGGCCAGGTCGTGAAGACCGGCCAGTCGATCGCCAAGTCCGGCAACACCGGCAACTCCAGCGGTCCCCACCTGCACTTCGAGATCCGCACGACCCCGAACTACGGCTCCGCCGTCGACCCGGTCGCCTTCCTGAAGTCCAAGGGCGTGACGGTCTAA
- a CDS encoding MDR family MFS transporter, whose amino-acid sequence MADTTEAVTGEAGTGKQPRNVRVVLLALMIAMMLAMLDNMIIGTAMPTIVGELGGLEHLSWVVTAYTLATAASTPLWGKLGDMYGRKGVFMTSIVIFLIGSALSGMAQDMGQLIGFRAVQGLGAGGLMVGVMAIIGDLIPPRERGKYQGMIAGVMALAMIGGPLVGGTITDNWGWRWSFYINLPLGAIALIAISVVLHLPKKRSQARIDYPGAALLTVGITAIVLVTTWGGTEYAWTSARIMELIGIGVAALVGFVFWQTRAAEPIMPLHIFRSRNFTLMSVIGFIVGFVMFGATLFLPLYQQSVQGASATNSGLLLLPMLGAMLVTSMVAGRITTSTGRYKVFPVAGGALMTVGLFLLSTMDTDTTRFTSGVYMAVVGLGMGCLMQITMLVAQNSVEMKDMGVASSSTTLFRTLGSSFGVAIMGALFNHRVQDVMAEKAGATGSKVTEQSATLTADALKQLPAAAREAYQHAVSSGTHGAFLLGSVVAVVALVAAVFVKEVPLKGAGPKPDGGPADGDDTAAAKAPVTEAV is encoded by the coding sequence ATGGCGGACACCACGGAGGCGGTGACCGGCGAAGCCGGAACCGGGAAGCAACCGAGGAACGTGCGGGTCGTCCTGCTCGCCCTCATGATCGCGATGATGCTCGCGATGCTCGACAACATGATCATCGGCACCGCGATGCCGACGATCGTGGGCGAGCTGGGCGGACTGGAGCACCTCTCCTGGGTCGTCACCGCCTACACCCTCGCCACCGCGGCCTCCACCCCGCTGTGGGGCAAGCTCGGCGACATGTACGGGCGCAAGGGCGTCTTCATGACGTCGATCGTGATCTTCCTGATCGGCTCGGCGCTCAGCGGCATGGCCCAGGACATGGGCCAGCTCATCGGCTTCCGCGCCGTCCAGGGCCTGGGCGCCGGTGGTCTGATGGTCGGCGTCATGGCCATCATCGGCGACCTGATACCGCCCAGGGAGCGCGGCAAGTACCAGGGCATGATCGCCGGCGTCATGGCGCTCGCGATGATCGGCGGACCGCTGGTCGGCGGCACCATCACCGACAACTGGGGCTGGCGCTGGTCCTTCTACATCAACCTGCCGCTCGGCGCGATCGCCCTGATCGCCATCAGCGTCGTGCTGCACCTGCCGAAGAAGCGCAGCCAGGCCCGGATCGACTATCCGGGTGCCGCGCTGCTGACCGTCGGCATCACCGCCATCGTGCTCGTCACCACCTGGGGCGGCACCGAGTACGCCTGGACCTCCGCGCGGATCATGGAGCTGATCGGCATCGGCGTCGCCGCGCTGGTCGGGTTCGTGTTCTGGCAGACCAGGGCCGCCGAGCCGATCATGCCGCTGCACATCTTCCGCAGCCGCAACTTCACGCTGATGTCCGTCATCGGCTTCATCGTCGGCTTCGTGATGTTCGGCGCCACGCTCTTCCTGCCGCTGTACCAGCAGTCGGTGCAGGGCGCGTCCGCCACCAACTCCGGGCTGCTGCTCCTGCCGATGCTGGGTGCGATGCTCGTCACGTCGATGGTCGCGGGGCGGATCACCACCAGCACCGGCCGCTACAAGGTCTTCCCGGTGGCGGGCGGCGCGCTGATGACGGTCGGCCTGTTCCTGCTGTCCACCATGGACACCGACACCACCCGCTTCACCTCCGGCGTGTACATGGCCGTCGTCGGCCTCGGCATGGGCTGCCTGATGCAGATCACCATGCTGGTGGCGCAGAACAGCGTGGAGATGAAGGACATGGGCGTCGCGTCCTCGTCCACCACCCTCTTCCGCACCCTCGGCTCCTCCTTCGGCGTCGCGATCATGGGCGCGCTGTTCAACCACCGCGTCCAGGACGTCATGGCGGAGAAGGCCGGGGCCACGGGCTCCAAGGTGACGGAGCAGTCGGCGACACTGACCGCGGACGCGCTGAAGCAGCTGCCGGCGGCGGCCCGCGAGGCCTACCAGCACGCGGTGTCCTCCGGCACCCACGGTGCGTTCCTGCTCGGTTCCGTGGTGGCCGTCGTCGCGCTGGTCGCGGCGGTCTTCGTCAAGGAGGTCCCGCTCAAGGGCGCGGGCCCGAAGCCGGACGGGGGCCCGGCCGACGGCGACGACACGGCCGCGGCGAAGGCGCCGGTGACCGAGGCGGTCTGA
- a CDS encoding maltokinase N-terminal cap-like domain-containing protein, translating into MAVVHRTALVPSKLELLTSWLPSRPWYRGGAGGAELAKAGGFRLDDPQGEVGIEFIAVTDVGGPHPATYLVPLSYRGAPLDGMEHALVGTMEHGVLGRRWAYDGCHDPVLVAELLALVEGRAQAQDQNTSDTPDREVTRSCTGAGSISTVPFTDTTDATVTDDAEGTALAFPHGGVLRLHRILRPAPDGPASLPQGAIGQVSGPWRAQGGTPVRGLFAVLYPGAPPAPSAV; encoded by the coding sequence ATGGCCGTTGTTCACCGGACCGCACTCGTACCGTCCAAGCTGGAGCTGCTCACCTCCTGGCTTCCCTCCCGCCCGTGGTACCGCGGTGGCGCGGGCGGGGCGGAGCTGGCCAAGGCCGGTGGGTTCCGGCTGGACGACCCGCAGGGCGAGGTGGGGATCGAGTTCATCGCGGTCACCGACGTCGGCGGCCCGCACCCCGCCACCTACCTGGTCCCGCTCAGCTACCGCGGGGCACCGCTCGACGGGATGGAACACGCCCTCGTCGGCACCATGGAGCACGGGGTACTGGGGCGGCGCTGGGCCTACGACGGCTGCCACGACCCGGTGCTGGTCGCCGAGCTGCTCGCCCTTGTCGAGGGCCGGGCCCAGGCCCAGGACCAGAACACCAGCGACACCCCCGACCGGGAGGTGACCCGCTCCTGCACCGGTGCGGGCTCGATCTCCACGGTGCCCTTCACCGACACCACCGACGCCACCGTCACCGACGACGCGGAGGGCACCGCGCTGGCCTTCCCGCACGGCGGGGTTCTCCGGCTGCACCGGATCCTGCGGCCCGCACCGGACGGCCCGGCATCCCTCCCGCAGGGAGCGATCGGTCAGGTCTCCGGCCCGTGGCGTGCACAGGGCGGCACCCCGGTCCGGGGCCTGTTCGCCGTCCTGTACCCGGGCGCACCCCCCGCCCCCTCCGCGGTCTGA
- a CDS encoding TetR/AcrR family transcriptional regulator: MGGTMNGTKQQRRRGDTRQRIQDVALELFAEQGYEKTSLREIAERLDVTKAALYYHFKTKEEILVSIFEDLSRPLGELIDWGREQPHTLETKQEIIRRYSEALAGAAPLFRFMQENQATVRDLRIGELFKTRMFGLRDILIDPEADLVDQVRCVSALFTLHAGMFVLRDLEGDPEEQRAAVLEVATDLVTQAHRGAAGG; this comes from the coding sequence ATGGGCGGCACAATGAACGGCACCAAGCAGCAGCGACGCCGCGGGGACACCCGCCAGCGCATCCAGGACGTGGCACTCGAGCTCTTCGCGGAGCAGGGGTACGAGAAGACCTCGCTGCGCGAGATCGCCGAGCGCCTGGACGTGACCAAGGCCGCGCTCTACTACCACTTCAAGACCAAGGAAGAGATCCTCGTCAGCATCTTCGAGGATCTCTCGCGGCCGCTGGGCGAACTGATCGACTGGGGGCGCGAGCAGCCGCACACCCTGGAGACGAAGCAGGAGATCATCCGCCGCTACAGCGAGGCGCTGGCGGGCGCGGCGCCGTTGTTCCGCTTCATGCAGGAGAACCAGGCGACGGTGCGCGACCTGCGCATCGGCGAGCTGTTCAAGACCCGCATGTTCGGCCTGCGCGACATCCTCATCGACCCCGAAGCGGACCTGGTCGACCAGGTCCGCTGTGTGAGTGCGCTCTTCACGCTGCACGCCGGGATGTTCGTGCTGCGCGACCTCGAAGGCGACCCCGAGGAACAGCGCGCTGCCGTTCTCGAGGTCGCCACCGATCTTGTGACCCAGGCCCACCGGGGAGCGGCGGGCGGGTAG
- a CDS encoding helix-turn-helix domain-containing protein, with protein MANIQSLDPTASPLDYYGWELRRQREAHGLRQGQLGDVIFCTGSLIGQIETTKKVPTRDFSERVDAALGTDGLFSRLIGLVLRSQLPTWFQPYAEMEAKAAYISTYQAQLVYGLLQTEEYARAVLATGRPGQLDSLLAARMERQRILDWERPPVALVILDEAVLHRPVGGDDVMRRQLGHLLKFTSHRWMRIQVLPLSSGEHPGLAGAFNILRFEDHPDVFYTEDMMSGHMTANPETIKEASLNYAHLQADALSVKDSAALIARVMEERYADRTQRDPVA; from the coding sequence GTGGCCAACATCCAGTCCCTCGACCCGACCGCGTCCCCACTCGACTACTACGGCTGGGAACTGCGCCGCCAGCGCGAGGCCCACGGCCTCAGGCAGGGCCAGCTCGGCGACGTCATCTTCTGCACCGGTTCGCTGATCGGCCAGATCGAGACCACGAAGAAGGTCCCGACGCGGGACTTCTCCGAGCGGGTGGACGCCGCGCTGGGCACGGACGGGTTGTTCTCCCGGCTGATCGGCCTGGTGCTGCGCAGCCAACTGCCCACGTGGTTCCAGCCGTACGCGGAGATGGAGGCGAAGGCGGCGTACATCTCGACGTACCAGGCGCAGTTGGTCTACGGGCTGCTGCAGACGGAGGAGTACGCGCGGGCGGTTCTGGCCACGGGCAGGCCGGGGCAACTCGACAGCCTGCTTGCCGCGCGAATGGAACGCCAGCGCATCCTCGACTGGGAGAGGCCCCCCGTGGCCTTGGTGATCCTGGACGAGGCGGTACTCCACCGGCCGGTCGGCGGCGACGACGTGATGAGGCGCCAACTGGGACACCTGTTGAAGTTCACCAGTCACCGCTGGATGCGTATCCAGGTGTTGCCGCTGTCCAGCGGTGAACACCCCGGCCTTGCGGGGGCTTTCAACATCCTGCGCTTCGAGGACCACCCGGACGTCTTCTACACGGAGGACATGATGTCCGGCCACATGACGGCCAACCCGGAGACCATCAAAGAGGCGAGCCTCAATTACGCTCACTTGCAAGCGGACGCCCTCTCCGTGAAGGACTCGGCGGCGCTGATCGCCCGCGTAATGGAGGAACGCTATGCAGACCGGACCCAGCGAGACCCAGTGGCGTAA
- a CDS encoding DUF397 domain-containing protein — MQTGPSETQWRKSSYSGPNGGDCVECTVSGGAAWRTSSYSGSTGGDCVEVGVECAVGSVPVRDSKNPAGPILTVPAPAWYSFIQGLK, encoded by the coding sequence ATGCAGACCGGACCCAGCGAGACCCAGTGGCGTAAGTCCAGCTACAGCGGCCCCAATGGGGGCGATTGCGTGGAGTGCACCGTCAGCGGCGGCGCCGCCTGGCGCACCTCCTCGTACAGCGGAAGCACCGGCGGTGACTGCGTCGAAGTCGGTGTGGAGTGTGCCGTCGGCTCGGTTCCCGTCCGGGACAGCAAGAACCCGGCCGGTCCGATCCTCACCGTCCCCGCCCCCGCCTGGTACTCCTTCATCCAAGGACTGAAGTAG
- a CDS encoding NACHT domain-containing protein: MVDVTALGARVASSAVMPLLRRLFVRDGPGAGLVDRPVRISALVSFRGEKRSVTPEDVDRIAGELVRRALAAAGPGEEPVDAAEAAAVKDALARTLARLGDITTEDYEAVGLGPERFARELAAGVPLAPYGLGEGGTLLYERLLHTASLHILNFLTQRSTYVARQQTVQTRQLARLVQAVDVLLERLPSQSAEDAGFEERYADHVTARYGTLTIYGLDAGTREWPLDTAYLSLEATRPQAGRGGRGPEYPTVAAEQVLAGHDQVFLRGVAGSGKTTLVQWLAVTASSRVYDHGLPHLIGRVPFVLPMRRIVRPGAELPFPGDFLRAVGCPVAGEQPPGWVERVLRARRGVLLVDGIDEIAGDRRAAARRWLRELVRAFPGNLWLVTSRPSAVPEEWLAAEGFSELVLAPMGRSGVATFVRRWHRAAEVDRSVGESLLASVRGTSELSGLATNPLMCGMLCALHRDRRGFLPQDRRSLYEAALTMLLERRDRERELHGFDGVRLAYATQVQLLQKLAWWLIRNSRHEMDRDEALGIVHRALPALNLHGAGEEEVYRALLLRSGLLREPADGRVDFLHRTFQDYLGARLAVQEMDFDLLVNHADTDQWEDVILLALAHARPKEAEHMLRRLTERDTPRGTLLAAAGLRYAAEVEPTVRGRVEDGLATHVPPATFEAAREVARAGGDLVLALLPGPEDGIDDSTAARVVHTAVSVGSEAALMFLSRFREHTGADVQEFLAASWNRFDDREQYAREILAHLPRQRAVEVSTTDDLRTLRSLGGWRHIFVRGAYRVDDLTELIVPERLTHLTLEAPHPVEGLAWLTAFPGLRKVSVLTDLDEAVIRQVPDGVELQGPTASLSSEPQG; the protein is encoded by the coding sequence ATGGTCGACGTCACAGCACTCGGGGCCCGTGTCGCGTCCAGCGCGGTCATGCCCCTCCTCCGTCGGCTCTTCGTCCGGGACGGGCCGGGAGCGGGGCTGGTGGACCGGCCGGTGCGGATATCGGCACTGGTGTCGTTCCGGGGCGAGAAGCGGAGCGTCACGCCCGAGGACGTCGACAGGATCGCCGGGGAGCTGGTCCGCAGGGCGCTGGCCGCCGCCGGGCCCGGCGAGGAGCCCGTCGACGCCGCCGAGGCCGCGGCCGTCAAGGACGCCCTGGCCCGCACCCTCGCCCGGCTCGGCGACATCACCACCGAGGACTACGAGGCCGTCGGGCTCGGCCCCGAGCGCTTCGCCCGCGAGCTGGCCGCGGGCGTGCCGCTGGCCCCGTACGGGCTCGGCGAGGGCGGCACGCTGCTGTACGAGCGGCTGCTGCACACGGCCTCGCTGCACATCCTGAACTTCCTCACCCAGCGCTCCACCTACGTCGCCCGCCAGCAGACCGTCCAGACCCGGCAGCTGGCCCGGCTGGTCCAGGCCGTCGACGTCCTGCTGGAACGGCTGCCGTCCCAGTCGGCCGAGGACGCCGGGTTCGAGGAGCGGTACGCGGACCACGTCACCGCCCGGTACGGCACGCTCACCATCTACGGGCTGGACGCCGGGACCCGGGAGTGGCCGCTGGACACGGCGTACCTGAGCCTGGAGGCGACCCGGCCGCAGGCGGGACGCGGTGGCCGGGGCCCGGAGTACCCGACCGTGGCCGCCGAGCAGGTCCTCGCCGGTCACGACCAGGTGTTCCTGCGCGGCGTCGCCGGTTCCGGCAAGACCACCCTCGTGCAGTGGCTGGCGGTCACCGCGTCGAGCCGCGTCTACGACCACGGGCTGCCCCACCTGATCGGGCGGGTGCCGTTCGTGCTGCCGATGCGCCGGATCGTGCGGCCGGGCGCCGAGCTGCCCTTCCCCGGCGACTTCCTGCGCGCGGTCGGCTGCCCCGTCGCCGGGGAGCAGCCGCCGGGGTGGGTGGAGCGGGTGCTGCGGGCCCGGCGCGGAGTGCTGCTGGTCGACGGCATCGACGAGATCGCCGGGGACCGCCGCGCCGCCGCCCGACGCTGGCTGCGCGAGCTGGTGCGGGCCTTCCCCGGGAACCTGTGGCTGGTCACCTCGCGCCCCTCCGCCGTACCCGAGGAATGGCTGGCCGCCGAGGGCTTCAGCGAACTCGTCCTCGCCCCGATGGGCCGCTCCGGCGTCGCCACCTTCGTACGACGCTGGCACCGCGCGGCCGAGGTGGACCGGTCCGTCGGCGAGTCCCTGCTGGCCTCCGTGCGCGGCACCTCGGAGCTGAGCGGGCTGGCCACCAACCCGCTCATGTGCGGCATGCTGTGCGCCCTGCACCGCGATCGGCGCGGCTTCCTGCCCCAGGACCGCAGGTCGCTCTACGAGGCCGCCCTGACGATGCTCCTGGAGCGCCGGGACCGGGAGCGGGAGCTGCACGGCTTCGACGGGGTGCGCCTCGCGTACGCCACGCAGGTGCAGCTGCTGCAGAAGCTGGCGTGGTGGCTGATCCGCAACAGCCGGCACGAGATGGACCGGGACGAGGCGCTCGGCATCGTGCACCGGGCCCTGCCCGCGCTGAACCTGCACGGGGCCGGTGAGGAGGAGGTCTACCGGGCGCTGCTGCTGCGCTCCGGACTGCTGCGCGAGCCCGCCGACGGCCGGGTGGACTTCCTGCACCGCACCTTCCAGGACTACCTCGGCGCCCGGCTGGCCGTGCAGGAGATGGACTTCGACCTACTGGTCAACCACGCCGACACGGACCAGTGGGAGGACGTGATCCTGCTCGCCCTCGCCCATGCCCGGCCCAAGGAGGCGGAGCACATGCTGCGCCGGCTCACGGAACGGGACACCCCACGCGGGACGCTGCTGGCGGCGGCCGGGCTGCGGTACGCCGCCGAGGTGGAGCCGACCGTGCGGGGACGCGTGGAGGACGGGCTGGCCACCCATGTCCCACCGGCCACCTTCGAGGCGGCGCGGGAGGTGGCGCGGGCCGGTGGCGATCTGGTGCTGGCGCTGCTGCCGGGGCCGGAGGACGGCATCGACGACAGCACCGCGGCCAGGGTGGTGCACACGGCGGTCAGCGTGGGCAGCGAGGCGGCGCTGATGTTCCTGTCCCGGTTCCGGGAGCACACCGGCGCCGATGTGCAGGAGTTCCTCGCCGCGTCCTGGAACCGCTTCGACGACCGGGAACAGTACGCCCGGGAGATCCTCGCGCACCTGCCCCGGCAGCGGGCGGTCGAGGTGTCCACGACCGACGACCTCCGCACGCTGCGCTCGCTCGGCGGCTGGCGGCACATCTTCGTCCGCGGCGCGTACCGGGTGGACGACCTGACGGAGCTGATCGTCCCGGAGCGCCTCACACACCTCACGCTGGAGGCCCCGCACCCCGTCGAAGGGCTGGCCTGGCTCACGGCCTTCCCCGGTCTGCGCAAGGTGTCCGTGCTCACGGACCTGGACGAGGCCGTGATCCGGCAGGTGCCGGACGGGGTGGAGCTCCAGGGCCCGACCGCCTCTCTGTCCTCCGAGCCCCAGGGGTAA